A region from the Puniceicoccus vermicola genome encodes:
- a CDS encoding MauE/DoxX family redox-associated membrane protein, giving the protein MTKNRFVLLLSFLMALVFLWAGISKLFRPESFLEAIRGYGEWAPAKVELFLVYWVPVFEIMLGLGFFFHSTRGASSLLAVFLLGAFMILIGSAWWRGLSPSCGCFGFQWDLHPFWQILRNSLLVIFSLGILRGDDRLRISRSNGSTRAVVLLGCLLFGGIPMDLDAQPEWEKTQRFETVLKGVPSVDQRFSFVNKGDEPLVIESVKPSCGCVVPEYSQQPIPAGGTGYVKVVFKPGERVGLQRETIRVSFEGNKEFSQTLVLRIDVQEKVEIHPQMVHWIRGDDFTPREINYQIHESLSWKLKSVKMEGDAFSVDHTVLSEDDFRKGVITVNRLKSGEHREEVLLVFTEAESSGGEGENAPEDVERKLIVRSLR; this is encoded by the coding sequence ATGACAAAGAATCGATTCGTCTTACTCCTCTCATTTCTCATGGCCCTGGTGTTTTTGTGGGCCGGGATCTCAAAGCTTTTCCGCCCCGAGTCATTTCTTGAGGCGATTCGCGGATACGGGGAATGGGCGCCTGCCAAGGTTGAACTCTTTCTCGTCTATTGGGTGCCTGTTTTTGAGATCATGCTCGGGCTCGGATTTTTCTTTCACTCCACTCGCGGGGCCTCTTCCTTACTCGCCGTTTTCCTGTTGGGCGCCTTCATGATTTTGATTGGTTCGGCTTGGTGGCGAGGGCTTTCTCCGTCGTGTGGTTGTTTCGGGTTCCAGTGGGATTTGCATCCGTTTTGGCAGATTCTCCGGAATAGTTTACTGGTGATCTTCTCTTTAGGTATTCTACGAGGCGACGATAGACTAAGGATTTCCAGGTCGAACGGTTCGACTCGTGCCGTGGTTCTTCTCGGCTGTTTGCTGTTCGGCGGAATTCCGATGGATCTGGATGCTCAGCCGGAGTGGGAGAAGACGCAGCGATTCGAGACAGTTCTTAAGGGTGTCCCGTCGGTTGATCAGCGATTTTCCTTTGTGAATAAGGGAGACGAGCCTCTTGTGATCGAAAGCGTGAAACCTTCGTGCGGTTGCGTGGTGCCGGAATATTCGCAGCAACCGATCCCGGCAGGCGGCACCGGCTATGTGAAGGTGGTGTTCAAGCCTGGTGAACGAGTTGGGCTTCAGCGAGAAACCATCCGCGTTTCATTCGAGGGAAATAAGGAGTTTTCGCAAACCCTGGTATTACGGATTGATGTTCAGGAGAAAGTTGAGATTCACCCTCAGATGGTCCATTGGATTCGTGGCGACGATTTCACCCCTCGCGAAATCAACTATCAAATTCACGAAAGCCTGTCGTGGAAATTGAAATCCGTGAAAATGGAAGGGGATGCATTTTCGGTCGATCATACCGTTTTGAGCGAGGACGATTTTCGAAAAGGAGTGATCACCGTGAATCGCCTAAAATCAGGCGAACATCGGGAGGAGGTTCTCCTCGTTTTTACCGAGGCGGAGTCTTCCGGGGGTGAGGGGGAAAATGCGCCCGAAGATGTCGAGAGAAAGTTGATCGTCCGTTCTCTCCGTTGA